A single window of Flavobacterium sp. 140616W15 DNA harbors:
- a CDS encoding helix-turn-helix domain-containing protein, protein MERKVKYDYAFKLECVRLVIEKGYSSEAVSNEKSISESNIRRWVSFYRAYGTIGLLPRKNRVYSIDFKQKVLLSIDKDLLSLREARLKFNIPSDSIIIRWKRDFANFGLEGLSSKPKGRPRSMNFKRKQRKTDKPLTREEELLKELEYLRAENEILKKFNALVQAEQANQNKRLKP, encoded by the coding sequence ATGGAAAGAAAAGTCAAGTATGATTACGCATTCAAACTTGAATGTGTAAGGTTAGTTATCGAGAAAGGATACTCCAGTGAAGCGGTATCTAATGAAAAGAGTATTAGTGAGTCAAATATTCGTAGATGGGTTAGCTTTTACAGAGCATATGGAACAATCGGATTGTTACCACGGAAGAATCGTGTCTATTCCATTGATTTTAAACAAAAAGTATTACTATCAATAGATAAGGATTTATTATCACTAAGGGAAGCTCGTTTAAAATTTAACATTCCCTCAGACTCAATTATTATCAGATGGAAAAGAGATTTTGCTAACTTTGGTTTAGAGGGATTATCATCTAAACCTAAAGGAAGACCCAGATCTATGAATTTTAAGAGAAAACAGAGAAAAACAGACAAACCCTTAACTAGGGAAGAAGAACTTTTAAAGGAACTGGAGTATTTACGAGCTGAGAACGAAATTTTAAAAAAGTTCAACGCCTTAGTTCAAGCCGAACAAGCCAATCAAAACAAAAGGCTCAAACCATAA
- a CDS encoding TolC family protein gives MKKSLNNSKYILILVFVMLLTACSAPRVAEPQKAKALPENFDAKRKKATANQEDFIPLKTASYFKDPELEKLLDKAILQNPDYLILQERILIANSHLKVAKLALLPSFDIVADASGTHYGKYTMDGVGNFDTNLSQNISERQRIATDLTPNLFLAGKVSWEADIWGKLSNRKKAARQRYFASKEGMRLLQTRLLSDIATLYYKLVALDKQAAIYKNNLATQQRALDIVSAQRSVGKATELAVQQFNAQNNNILAEAEQLNLSIDQTEKAILNLLGEYGGTVSRSSDFLSGHLEVLNQKISVDSIIHNRPDVSEAYFELLATNADAKAARASFFPTVNLGAYGGLNSFSFPTFFDSQSFAWQLLGGITAPIFNKGQIKQDFFVANKKQQISFLNYQNTITIAYNELSALLHRTEAFQDVLSYKSKEIEHLEIAVNVSNDLYLSGYANYLEIISAQKNKLQAELDFVDIQLKNADSQVLLYKALGGGIN, from the coding sequence ATGAAAAAATCACTCAATAACTCAAAATATATTTTAATATTAGTATTTGTTATGCTATTAACTGCTTGTTCTGCCCCTAGGGTGGCAGAACCGCAGAAAGCAAAAGCATTACCTGAAAATTTTGATGCTAAACGCAAAAAAGCTACTGCCAATCAAGAAGATTTTATTCCATTAAAAACGGCTAGCTACTTCAAGGATCCTGAATTAGAAAAATTATTGGATAAGGCTATCCTTCAAAACCCTGATTATCTAATCCTTCAGGAGAGAATATTAATCGCTAACTCTCATCTAAAAGTAGCAAAACTAGCTTTGTTGCCTTCATTTGATATTGTGGCTGATGCTTCGGGTACACATTATGGTAAATACACTATGGATGGTGTAGGTAACTTTGATACAAACCTATCTCAGAATATATCAGAGAGACAAAGAATTGCTACAGATTTAACCCCAAACCTATTCCTTGCAGGAAAAGTTTCTTGGGAAGCTGATATCTGGGGTAAACTTAGCAACCGAAAAAAGGCTGCACGCCAAAGGTATTTTGCATCAAAAGAAGGAATGAGATTGTTGCAAACAAGATTACTTAGTGATATTGCGACGCTTTACTACAAACTTGTAGCACTAGATAAACAAGCTGCTATTTATAAAAATAACCTAGCAACACAGCAACGAGCTCTTGATATTGTTTCTGCTCAAAGATCTGTTGGAAAAGCAACAGAGCTTGCAGTGCAACAGTTTAATGCTCAAAACAACAATATTCTTGCTGAGGCAGAACAATTAAACTTAAGTATTGATCAAACTGAAAAAGCGATATTAAACCTACTGGGAGAATACGGTGGAACTGTTAGCAGAAGTAGCGATTTCTTATCAGGACACCTTGAAGTATTGAATCAAAAAATAAGTGTTGATTCCATAATCCATAACAGACCAGATGTATCAGAAGCGTATTTTGAATTGTTGGCTACCAATGCAGATGCAAAAGCAGCACGTGCCTCTTTTTTCCCAACTGTAAATCTTGGGGCGTATGGAGGTCTTAACTCTTTTTCTTTCCCTACATTTTTTGATAGCCAATCATTTGCATGGCAATTACTTGGCGGCATAACAGCACCGATATTTAACAAAGGACAAATTAAACAAGACTTTTTTGTTGCCAACAAAAAACAACAAATTAGCTTCCTAAATTATCAAAACACCATAACGATAGCTTATAATGAGCTAAGTGCTTTATTACATCGAACTGAAGCTTTTCAGGATGTTTTAAGCTATAAATCAAAAGAAATAGAACATCTTGAAATAGCTGTAAATGTCTCAAATGATTTGTATTTAAGCGGATATGCTAATTACCTTGAAATAATTAGTGCTCAAAAAAACAAACTTCAGGCAGAATTAGATTTTGTAGATATACAATTAAAAAATGCTGACTCACAAGTTTTATTATACAAAGCTTTAGGAGGAGGAATCAATTAA
- a CDS encoding efflux RND transporter permease subunit: protein MIEMFIKRKILSLIISVMIVLLGILALFQLPITQFPDIVPPSVTVTAKYTGANAEVSANAVALPLERAINGVPGMTYMSTVTSNDGLTLIQVFFEVGTDPDLAAVNVQNRVTTILDELPEEVIRAGVTTEKEVNSMLMYLNVTSTDEIQDEQFIFNFTDINILQELKRIDGVGRAEIMGQKEYSMRVWLDPQKMLSYNISANEVINSLQKQNISAAPGKVGEGSGQLDSQVQYVIKYGGKFFEPKQYEEVPLRANSDGTILKLKDVAKIELGSMSYGMVSKTDGKPSASIMLKQRPGSNASEVIASVKAKMAELKGTSFPPGMNYNIAYDVSRFLDASIDEVLVTLIEAFLLVAFVVFIFLQDWRSTLIPVLAVPVALIGSFTFMSMMGFSINLLTLFALVLSIGIVVDNAIVVVEAVHVKITEEHMDPLPATISAMKEITGAVIAITIVMAAVFIPVAFLSGPVGVFYRQFSLTMAISIVISGINALTLTPALCAIMLRAHDPNKEKTSLLDRFFVRFNRWFDKITSRYIRVLSKFADRSSITIGLLVLFCVLTWGTSVFLPSGFIPAEDQGMVYVNVTTPQGATVERTDKVLDEVTRIAKEIEGVDNVTTLAGYSIVTEIAGASYGMGMINLKSWDDRDISVNEFIAKLSEKTKGIADAQIEIFAPPTVPGFGNTSGFEMRLLDKSGGSISNTDEVTKNFIKELNASPEIQNSFSSFDATFPQYLIHIDYDMAAKKGVSVDNAMSTLQTMLGSFYATNFIRFSQMYKVMVQASPEFRKNPESILDMYLKNDAGEMVPFSTFIKLERVYGPEVLTRYNMYMSAMINGEPAEGFSSGEAIAAVEKLAAEKLPSKFELEWSGMTREEILSGNQTIYIFALCLLFVYLLLAAQYESLLLPFPVLLSLPVGVFGSYLALLAVGLDNNIYAQVALVMLIGLLAKNAILIVEFAMAQNKLGQDITEAAIEGARLRFRPILMTSFAFISGLIPLCIASGAGAIGNRSIGTAAAGGMLIGTIFGLIIIPGLYILFAKMEKAMKK from the coding sequence ATGATAGAGATGTTTATCAAAAGAAAAATATTATCATTAATCATTTCGGTGATGATAGTTCTTCTCGGAATACTAGCTTTATTCCAATTACCCATAACACAATTCCCTGATATTGTTCCTCCATCGGTAACAGTAACTGCTAAATATACTGGTGCTAATGCTGAAGTTTCTGCCAATGCCGTCGCACTGCCATTAGAACGAGCGATAAATGGTGTACCTGGAATGACTTATATGTCAACAGTTACATCAAACGACGGTTTAACCCTTATTCAAGTATTCTTTGAAGTGGGAACTGATCCCGATTTGGCTGCTGTAAACGTACAAAATAGGGTTACCACAATACTAGATGAACTTCCTGAAGAAGTTATACGAGCTGGAGTAACTACAGAAAAGGAAGTTAACAGTATGTTGATGTACCTTAACGTTACTAGTACAGATGAAATTCAGGACGAGCAGTTTATTTTTAACTTTACCGATATTAATATTCTTCAGGAACTAAAACGTATTGACGGTGTAGGACGTGCAGAAATAATGGGTCAGAAAGAATATTCTATGCGAGTATGGCTTGATCCACAAAAAATGCTTTCTTATAATATTTCGGCAAATGAAGTTATAAATTCATTGCAGAAACAAAACATTTCTGCCGCTCCTGGTAAGGTTGGTGAAGGATCAGGACAATTGGACAGCCAAGTTCAATATGTTATAAAATACGGTGGAAAATTCTTCGAACCTAAACAGTATGAAGAAGTACCATTAAGAGCAAATTCAGATGGTACTATCTTAAAATTAAAAGATGTTGCTAAAATCGAATTGGGATCGATGAGTTACGGAATGGTTTCTAAGACTGATGGAAAACCATCGGCTTCAATCATGCTAAAACAACGTCCGGGATCTAATGCATCAGAAGTAATTGCCAGCGTAAAAGCAAAAATGGCTGAGCTAAAAGGAACTTCATTCCCTCCTGGAATGAATTATAATATTGCCTATGACGTATCTCGCTTCCTTGATGCCTCTATTGATGAAGTTTTAGTAACGCTTATAGAAGCATTCCTTCTTGTGGCCTTTGTAGTTTTCATATTCCTGCAAGATTGGCGTTCTACACTTATCCCTGTATTAGCAGTACCTGTAGCATTGATTGGTTCATTTACTTTTATGTCGATGATGGGCTTTTCTATAAATCTACTTACTCTTTTTGCTTTAGTACTATCGATAGGTATTGTCGTCGATAACGCCATTGTCGTCGTCGAAGCCGTACACGTTAAAATTACGGAGGAACATATGGATCCGTTACCAGCAACCATTAGCGCCATGAAAGAAATTACTGGTGCCGTTATTGCAATTACTATTGTAATGGCTGCTGTATTTATTCCGGTTGCTTTCCTTAGCGGACCTGTTGGGGTTTTCTACAGGCAATTTTCGCTTACCATGGCAATTAGTATTGTAATATCTGGTATTAATGCACTTACATTAACACCTGCTTTATGTGCTATAATGCTAAGAGCACACGATCCTAACAAAGAAAAAACATCACTTTTAGATCGTTTCTTTGTCCGATTCAACAGATGGTTTGACAAAATCACTTCACGATACATTAGAGTACTTTCTAAATTTGCAGATCGCAGCTCTATAACTATAGGTCTTTTGGTTTTATTCTGTGTTCTTACTTGGGGTACATCAGTATTTTTACCTTCTGGATTTATCCCTGCTGAAGATCAAGGAATGGTATATGTAAATGTTACTACACCACAAGGAGCAACTGTAGAACGTACAGATAAAGTACTGGATGAAGTAACTCGTATTGCAAAAGAAATTGAAGGAGTTGATAACGTAACCACACTTGCGGGTTATAGCATTGTTACTGAAATCGCTGGTGCATCATACGGAATGGGAATGATCAACCTGAAAAGTTGGGATGATAGAGACATATCTGTAAATGAATTTATTGCAAAACTAAGCGAGAAAACAAAAGGAATAGCCGATGCACAAATTGAAATTTTTGCACCTCCTACCGTTCCTGGATTTGGTAATACCAGTGGTTTTGAAATGCGTTTGCTTGATAAATCTGGCGGCTCTATCAGCAACACAGATGAGGTTACAAAAAACTTTATCAAGGAATTAAATGCTTCGCCAGAAATTCAAAATTCATTCTCAAGCTTTGATGCTACTTTCCCTCAATATCTAATCCATATTGATTATGATATGGCAGCCAAAAAAGGAGTTTCTGTAGATAATGCTATGTCAACATTACAGACTATGTTGGGATCCTTTTATGCTACAAACTTTATTCGCTTTTCGCAAATGTATAAAGTAATGGTACAGGCAAGTCCTGAGTTTAGAAAAAATCCAGAAAGCATACTCGATATGTATCTTAAAAATGATGCAGGCGAAATGGTTCCGTTCTCTACTTTCATAAAATTAGAACGTGTTTACGGGCCAGAAGTACTTACTCGTTACAATATGTATATGTCAGCAATGATTAATGGAGAACCTGCTGAAGGCTTTAGCTCTGGAGAAGCTATCGCAGCTGTAGAGAAACTTGCTGCCGAAAAACTCCCGAGTAAATTTGAATTGGAATGGTCAGGTATGACTCGTGAAGAAATTTTATCTGGAAACCAAACAATATACATTTTTGCTTTGTGTTTACTGTTTGTTTACTTATTACTTGCTGCTCAATACGAAAGTTTACTACTGCCTTTCCCTGTGCTTTTATCGCTTCCGGTGGGTGTTTTTGGTTCGTATCTCGCACTTTTAGCCGTAGGATTAGACAATAACATTTATGCACAAGTAGCCTTAGTCATGCTTATAGGACTACTCGCCAAAAATGCCATTTTGATAGTCGAATTTGCCATGGCACAAAACAAGCTAGGGCAAGATATTACTGAAGCTGCGATAGAAGGAGCCAGACTTCGTTTTAGACCTATCTTAATGACTTCATTTGCTTTTATATCAGGTCTTATACCATTGTGTATTGCCTCAGGAGCTGGTGCAATTGGTAACCGCTCTATTGGTACTGCCGCTGCAGGAGGAATGTTAATAGGAACCATCTTTGGACTTATTATTATACCTGGACTTTATATCCTGTTTGCAAAAATGGAAAAAGCAATGAAAAAATAA
- a CDS encoding efflux RND transporter periplasmic adaptor subunit — protein MIISKKHFFLYGLSFLFLTACADKTKNDTANIKTVPVYKITLKDTVVSNRFVADVHAKNNVEIHVRIPGILDKVFVSEGQKVNKGQVLFKISDAELQIQLIKADAVYKSMLADLRIASVELNQAQTLFTKKVIASQELELSKAKHDAATAKVAHAAAEKKSINQQISFTTIRAPFDGTIDRIPFKEGSLVENGSLLTTLSQLDDVYAYFSIPENTYFQMMADNSLKTKGDIQLVLPNGVVYSKKGELKTADGEIDRQTGSIQYKAKFHNPEGFIKHGTSGSLIISEPRTNVVLIPQKAVFSIQDKQFVFVVNKEGIVKMTNISIANTLDDAYILNKGLKQNDLIVQEGTQSLRDGDKINIKQMQSASL, from the coding sequence ATGATTATTAGTAAAAAACATTTCTTTTTATACGGTTTATCGTTCTTATTTCTAACCGCTTGCGCAGATAAAACAAAAAATGATACAGCCAATATAAAAACGGTACCTGTTTATAAAATCACATTAAAAGACACTGTCGTTTCTAATCGATTTGTTGCCGATGTACACGCTAAAAACAATGTAGAAATCCATGTACGTATACCTGGAATACTAGATAAAGTTTTTGTTAGCGAAGGACAAAAAGTAAACAAAGGGCAAGTTCTTTTCAAAATTAGCGATGCAGAGCTACAAATACAGCTTATCAAAGCAGATGCAGTATACAAAAGTATGTTAGCAGACCTTAGAATTGCTAGTGTTGAATTAAATCAGGCACAGACTCTTTTTACAAAAAAGGTAATTGCAAGTCAAGAATTAGAATTATCTAAGGCTAAACACGATGCTGCAACTGCTAAAGTGGCACATGCTGCCGCAGAAAAAAAATCTATCAATCAACAAATTAGCTTTACTACAATACGAGCTCCTTTTGATGGCACAATAGATCGTATTCCGTTTAAAGAAGGAAGCCTTGTTGAAAATGGTTCGCTACTTACAACATTATCTCAATTAGATGATGTATATGCTTATTTCTCAATCCCAGAAAATACTTATTTCCAAATGATGGCCGACAATAGCCTGAAAACTAAAGGAGATATACAATTGGTATTACCAAACGGAGTGGTATATAGTAAAAAAGGAGAGTTAAAAACTGCCGATGGAGAAATCGACAGACAAACAGGTTCTATCCAATATAAAGCTAAATTTCATAATCCAGAAGGCTTCATAAAACATGGAACATCTGGTAGTTTAATTATTTCGGAGCCAAGAACCAATGTGGTATTAATACCTCAAAAAGCAGTTTTCTCTATTCAAGACAAGCAATTTGTATTTGTTGTTAACAAGGAAGGAATCGTAAAAATGACCAACATTAGCATTGCAAATACTCTTGACGATGCATACATTTTAAACAAAGGACTGAAACAAAATGATCTTATTGTACAAGAAGGTACTCAATCACTTAGAGATGGTGACAAGATCAATATCAAACAAATGCAAAGTGCAAGCTTGTAA
- a CDS encoding peroxiredoxin-like family protein, giving the protein MDSLEKQIEKLNNELSQQIPQEVLKVFEKSINDLKTQNIENKSIKIGDIVSPFSLLNAKKELIHSKDILKKGKTILAFFRGSWCPYCNLELRELQNNIAKIAGKNATLLAVSPQSQDHSRVLTEKNQLSFEVLTDENNTLAKQLGISFKLQEFAIPTYQAIGINLNEFNQNNENTLPVPAVFVIETDGSIIYKFVDTDYRNRLDINELLLSI; this is encoded by the coding sequence ATGGATAGTTTAGAAAAACAGATCGAAAAGCTTAATAATGAATTGTCGCAACAAATACCGCAAGAAGTATTGAAAGTATTCGAAAAATCAATAAACGACTTAAAAACACAAAACATTGAAAATAAAAGTATCAAAATTGGAGATATCGTTAGCCCATTTTCTCTACTAAATGCAAAAAAAGAACTCATTCACTCCAAAGATATTCTTAAGAAGGGAAAAACGATTCTTGCTTTTTTTCGCGGTAGCTGGTGTCCATATTGCAATTTAGAGCTTAGAGAATTACAAAACAACATAGCAAAAATAGCTGGCAAAAACGCTACTCTTCTGGCTGTTTCGCCACAAAGCCAAGATCACAGTAGGGTACTTACCGAAAAAAATCAGTTGTCTTTTGAAGTTTTAACTGATGAAAACAATACGTTGGCCAAACAACTAGGAATTAGCTTTAAATTACAAGAATTTGCCATCCCTACTTATCAGGCAATAGGAATTAATTTAAACGAATTTAATCAGAATAATGAAAACACATTACCTGTTCCTGCAGTATTTGTTATAGAAACTGACGGATCTATAATTTATAAATTTGTAGATACTGATTATAGGAACAGACTTGATATCAACGAATTACTACTATCAATATAG
- a CDS encoding DMT family transporter, which translates to MKIKGYLFAIISAVSYGLIPLFILPIKAINFPMDTVLFYRFFVSSLFLLAYLIYKKESLKVNTKELLILLLLGLFYALSAEFLFLGYDYLSPGIASTILFVYPVIVALTMFFFFKERINKLTIISLFITICGVFALSTKGSAFNINFIGLVVTLTSALFYALYIIVVNKAKIKASSIKITFYSLLFSSLYYLCKVLLFNESMALPDVMFFLEIVVFALVTTVLSMSTLVYAIKTIGSTATSIMGALEPVVAVAVSVILFNENLTMSLILGGCLIISGVIINIVSEAVEKVRSTEIQKQ; encoded by the coding sequence ATGAAAATTAAAGGTTATTTATTCGCCATTATTTCGGCAGTTTCCTATGGATTAATTCCATTATTTATTTTACCAATAAAAGCGATTAATTTTCCGATGGATACGGTACTTTTTTACCGATTTTTTGTCTCAAGTCTGTTCTTATTAGCGTATTTGATATATAAAAAGGAATCTTTAAAAGTGAATACAAAAGAACTCTTAATATTACTATTACTGGGTCTTTTCTATGCTCTTTCTGCCGAATTCCTTTTCCTTGGTTATGATTATCTTTCTCCCGGAATTGCTTCGACTATACTTTTTGTTTACCCTGTAATTGTAGCTTTAACAATGTTTTTTTTCTTTAAAGAGCGTATCAATAAGCTTACAATTATATCTTTATTTATAACAATATGTGGCGTTTTTGCGTTGAGCACTAAAGGTTCTGCTTTTAATATCAATTTTATAGGTCTTGTCGTTACCTTAACAAGTGCTTTGTTTTATGCCTTATATATTATAGTGGTTAATAAAGCAAAAATAAAGGCTTCGAGTATAAAAATTACATTTTATTCACTACTTTTTTCCTCCCTTTATTATTTGTGTAAAGTGTTATTATTCAATGAGTCAATGGCACTCCCTGATGTGATGTTTTTTCTGGAAATTGTTGTATTTGCACTTGTAACAACAGTACTTTCTATGTCAACTTTGGTTTATGCCATAAAAACAATAGGTTCAACAGCTACCTCAATTATGGGAGCATTAGAGCCTGTAGTAGCAGTTGCAGTGAGTGTGATTTTATTCAATGAAAATTTAACAATGAGTTTGATTCTTGGGGGATGTCTTATTATTTCGGGCGTAATTATCAATATTGTTTCAGAAGCGGTAGAAAAAGTCAGATCTACTGAAATACAGAAACAGTAA
- a CDS encoding DUF5074 domain-containing protein: MKQNYFLRILLLFTFLVNAQVKVQGVIRYDLKQNSTAKIQQSKSTTSTIDFDAIKYWVGTGANKAALVVQWNDGKNSDALVWGFRWDGTATGVDMVKAIAKADHRFFALQYDSGPTLGTAIGGLGFDLNGTNTIGLYKDGNTTYPHYPVNGLVNTSGYDFDNFTAIDATDHWQSGWATNGYWSYWVKNPADSDFSYSTTGASSRVLENGSWDLWSYNPSMIEAPIASTFNPVTPFVLATDFTKGFFMVNEDWFGHTNGSVNFIDDSGNVSYRVYSTVNNNQTFGVTTQYGTIYGDKFYFVSKQAADAGRLVVANAKTMQKIAAFETIGGDGRSFLGVNENKGYIGASNGIYLFDIANMQVGSLISGTAGAGQIGNMIRTSQYVFAITQNKGILIIDPTTNTVINTIVGGFQSVVQAKDGSVWAIQNQKLINIDATSFATTDYPIPTTKYFTTWAAWNAGSFTYSNQQNALYWINSINSFSSGSQIVRFDVATKTFNENFGAIPGQTPSPRQIPYGAALRIDPVSDKLILNTTESGYGPHFQKNWVHIYDNTGALTNTIVLNDYYWFPSVTVFPDNSVPVVNTTLPSQVSISNATVIDLKTVVSDTDNLSAAIVKSIKSNTNPAVVSVTINTKDELVLTPQSPGEATITISFNSNGKLVEKSITVNVTNTLGTDKFDRIAFTIYPNPVSDILNIKTQDEVLNVMIYDISGRQINTRINNNQIDVSDLTKGFYIINVVTDRASYQQKFIKK; the protein is encoded by the coding sequence ATGAAACAAAATTACTTTTTAAGAATTCTGTTGCTTTTTACATTTCTTGTCAATGCACAAGTAAAAGTACAGGGAGTAATTCGATATGATCTTAAGCAAAATTCAACTGCCAAAATTCAACAAAGTAAAAGTACAACCAGTACTATCGATTTTGATGCGATTAAGTACTGGGTAGGTACCGGCGCAAATAAAGCAGCCTTGGTTGTACAATGGAATGATGGTAAAAATTCGGATGCCTTAGTATGGGGTTTTAGATGGGATGGCACTGCAACTGGTGTAGATATGGTGAAAGCAATTGCAAAAGCTGATCATCGCTTTTTTGCGCTACAATATGATTCTGGTCCAACGCTTGGAACTGCAATCGGAGGATTGGGTTTTGACCTAAACGGAACAAATACAATAGGACTTTACAAAGATGGAAATACTACCTATCCCCATTATCCAGTAAATGGTCTTGTAAATACATCTGGGTATGATTTTGATAATTTTACAGCTATAGACGCTACAGATCACTGGCAATCAGGATGGGCTACCAACGGATATTGGTCGTATTGGGTAAAGAACCCCGCTGATTCTGATTTTAGCTATTCTACTACTGGAGCTAGCAGTCGTGTTTTAGAAAATGGTTCTTGGGATCTTTGGAGTTACAATCCATCGATGATAGAAGCTCCTATTGCTTCAACATTTAATCCCGTAACTCCTTTTGTGCTCGCAACAGATTTTACAAAAGGATTCTTTATGGTAAATGAAGATTGGTTTGGACACACTAATGGATCTGTAAACTTTATTGATGATAGTGGCAATGTTAGCTATCGCGTTTATAGTACTGTCAATAACAATCAAACATTTGGAGTAACTACACAGTATGGAACAATATATGGAGATAAATTTTATTTTGTTTCAAAGCAGGCAGCCGATGCTGGAAGATTGGTTGTTGCCAATGCAAAAACAATGCAAAAAATTGCAGCCTTTGAAACTATTGGTGGAGACGGACGTTCATTTTTAGGAGTCAATGAAAATAAAGGGTATATAGGAGCATCAAATGGAATTTATCTATTTGATATTGCTAACATGCAGGTAGGAAGTCTTATTTCGGGAACAGCAGGTGCTGGACAAATAGGAAACATGATTCGTACCTCACAATATGTATTTGCGATAACACAGAATAAAGGAATTTTGATAATTGATCCAACCACAAATACTGTAATTAATACTATTGTAGGTGGATTTCAGTCGGTTGTTCAAGCCAAAGATGGAAGCGTTTGGGCAATTCAAAATCAAAAATTAATCAATATTGATGCAACCTCTTTTGCTACTACAGACTACCCTATTCCAACTACTAAATATTTTACTACTTGGGCAGCATGGAATGCAGGAAGTTTCACGTATAGCAATCAACAAAATGCTTTATACTGGATTAATTCTATAAATTCTTTTAGTTCAGGATCGCAGATTGTACGATTTGATGTTGCCACTAAAACATTTAATGAAAATTTTGGGGCAATTCCGGGGCAAACACCATCTCCCAGACAAATTCCATATGGTGCAGCATTACGCATTGATCCTGTTTCTGATAAGTTAATTTTAAATACTACAGAAAGTGGATACGGACCACATTTTCAAAAAAACTGGGTTCATATTTATGATAACACTGGAGCGTTAACAAATACAATAGTTTTAAATGATTATTACTGGTTTCCTTCTGTAACTGTATTCCCGGATAATAGTGTGCCAGTTGTAAATACTACTTTACCATCTCAAGTTTCAATAAGTAATGCTACAGTAATTGATTTAAAAACCGTTGTTTCTGATACTGATAATTTATCAGCTGCTATTGTAAAATCGATTAAGTCAAATACTAATCCTGCTGTTGTATCTGTCACTATCAATACAAAAGATGAGTTGGTTTTAACACCTCAAAGTCCAGGAGAGGCAACGATAACAATTAGTTTTAATTCTAATGGTAAATTAGTCGAAAAATCAATTACAGTCAATGTAACAAATACGTTAGGAACTGATAAGTTTGACAGAATAGCATTTACGATCTACCCTAACCCTGTTTCTGATATTCTAAATATTAAAACTCAAGACGAAGTATTGAATGTAATGATTTACGATATTTCTGGAAGACAAATCAATACTAGAATTAATAATAACCAAATTGATGTGAGTGATTTAACAAAAGGATTTTACATCATTAATGTGGTAACAGATAGAGCTAGTTATCAGCAAAAATTCATTAAAAAATAA